Proteins encoded together in one Lathyrus oleraceus cultivar Zhongwan6 chromosome 5, CAAS_Psat_ZW6_1.0, whole genome shotgun sequence window:
- the LOC127082610 gene encoding secreted RxLR effector protein 161-like, with amino-acid sequence MEDCNAISTLVEPELHLSNNSNEDDVDPTQYKRLIGSLRYLCCLRPDLEYNVYMVSRFMQKPKVSHIAVTKRILRYLKGTLDYDIMFPASDVGKKCKLMGYIGSSWYNDTEDRKSITGYLFMLGGALVAWSSRKEPVVAWSSCEAKYINASLCACQATWMVNLVK; translated from the coding sequence ATGGAAGACTGCAATGCAATTTCGACACTTGTTGAACCAGAACTGCATTTGTCAAATAACtcaaatgaagatgatgtcgacccaacaCAGTACAAAAGACTTATTGGGTCATTAAGATACCTTTGTTGCCTAAGGCCTGATCTAGAATACAATGTATatatggtgagtagattcatgcagaagccaaaggtatcacataTAGCAGTaacgaagaggatactaaggtatctcaAAGGAACTCTTGACTATGACATCATGTTTCCTGCATCTGATGTAGGGAAAAAATGCAAGCTAATGGGTTACATTGGCTCAAGTTGGTATAATGATACTGAGGATAGAAAATCCATAACTGGTTATttgtttatgctaggtggtgcactaGTTGCTTGGAGCTCAAGAAAAGAACCAGTAGTAGCATGGTCATCGTGTGAAGCAAAGTACATAAATGCTTCCCTctgtgcatgtcaagcaacgtggatggtgaatttggtcaAATAA